The Sphingopyxis fribergensis genome contains a region encoding:
- a CDS encoding alpha/beta fold hydrolase: MTTITTKDGTNIFFKDWGPKDAQPIVFSHGWPLSADAWDAQMVFFANQGFRTIAHDRRSHGRSDQVWDNNNMDQYADDLAELIEQLDLKDVIFVGHSTGGGEVTRYIGRHGTSRVAKVALIGAVPPLMLKTEANPDGLPIDVFDGIRKGTFDNRPQFFKDLTLPFYGYNRDGAAVSEAVRDEFVRQGMNGGLKGLLDSIRAFSESDFNEDLKKFDKPTLVLHGDDDQIVPIGAAALSTVKIVKQAVLKVYEGGSHGLTITEQDRFNADLLEFINS; the protein is encoded by the coding sequence ATGACCACCATCACCACCAAGGACGGCACGAACATCTTCTTCAAGGATTGGGGCCCGAAGGATGCCCAGCCGATCGTCTTCTCACACGGCTGGCCGCTCAGCGCCGACGCATGGGACGCCCAGATGGTCTTCTTCGCGAACCAGGGCTTCCGCACCATCGCCCACGACCGCCGCAGCCACGGCCGCTCGGACCAGGTCTGGGACAACAACAATATGGACCAATATGCCGACGACCTCGCCGAACTGATCGAACAGCTCGACCTGAAAGACGTCATCTTCGTCGGCCACTCGACCGGCGGCGGCGAAGTCACCCGCTATATCGGCCGCCATGGGACCAGCCGCGTCGCCAAGGTCGCCCTCATCGGCGCCGTTCCCCCGCTGATGCTCAAGACCGAAGCCAATCCGGACGGCCTGCCGATCGACGTCTTCGACGGCATCCGCAAGGGCACTTTCGACAACCGCCCGCAGTTCTTCAAGGATCTGACCTTGCCCTTCTACGGCTACAACCGCGACGGCGCGGCGGTTTCGGAAGCGGTGCGCGACGAATTCGTGCGGCAGGGCATGAACGGCGGCCTCAAGGGCCTGCTCGACAGCATCCGCGCCTTTTCCGAAAGCGACTTCAACGAAGATTTGAAGAAGTTCGACAAGCCGACGCTCGTCCTCCACGGCGACGACGACCAGATCGTGCCGATCGGCGCCGCGGCGCTCTCGACCGTCAAGATCGTCAAGCAGGCGGTGCTCAAGGTCTACGAGGGCGGTAGCCACGGACTGACCATCACCGAGCAGGACCGGTTCAACGCCGATCTTCTCGAATTCATCAACAGCTGA
- a CDS encoding membrane protein, producing MILGLTIPQFTTLHVLISFVGIIAGLIALPASARGRLLPRTNIIFLWFTLLTSLTGFLFPILAFTPALGTGIVSMLVLAVAFWAWYARKLADRAAPIYVVTATMALWLNLFVLVVQSFLKVPALNALAPNGTEPPFAAAQGALLIVMIGLGYLAFKASRRRLMV from the coding sequence ATGATCCTCGGTCTGACCATCCCGCAATTCACCACGCTTCACGTGCTGATCAGCTTCGTCGGTATTATCGCCGGCCTCATCGCGCTCCCCGCTTCCGCCCGCGGCCGCCTCCTGCCCCGCACCAACATCATCTTCCTCTGGTTCACGCTGCTCACCAGCCTCACGGGTTTCCTCTTCCCGATCCTCGCCTTCACCCCGGCGCTCGGCACGGGAATCGTCTCGATGCTGGTGCTCGCAGTCGCCTTCTGGGCTTGGTACGCCCGCAAGCTCGCCGACCGCGCCGCACCGATCTATGTGGTCACCGCGACGATGGCGCTCTGGCTCAACCTGTTCGTGCTGGTCGTCCAGTCGTTTCTGAAAGTACCCGCGCTCAACGCGCTCGCCCCCAATGGAACCGAACCGCCATTCGCAGCGGCACAGGGCGCACTGCTGATCGTCATGATCGGCCTTGGCTATCTTGCCTTCAAGGCCAGCCGGCGGCGCCTAATGGTCTAG
- a CDS encoding NAD(P)H-dependent flavin oxidoreductase: MALPPIFDRLRLPVIGSPLFIVSGPELVIAQCKAGVVGSFPALNARPQSLLDEWLHQITEELAAWDRANPDRLSAPYAVNQIVHKSNDRLLDDIATCEKWKVPITITSLGAREELNQAVHGWGGITLHDIIDDRFARKAIDKGADGLIPVAAGAGGHAGRQSPFALVQEIREWFDGPIALSGAIGHGRSILAAQACGADLAYIGSAFIATAEANADESYKNGIVEGRAGDIVYSNLFTGVHGNYLRQSIVAAGMDPDNLPEGDLKTMNFGSGGNTKVKAWKDIWGSGQGIGPVTAVRPVAEYVAELEAQYLAARRELEAKVRL, from the coding sequence ATGGCCCTTCCCCCGATTTTCGACCGCCTGCGCCTGCCCGTGATCGGCTCGCCGCTGTTTATCGTTTCGGGGCCCGAACTCGTCATCGCCCAGTGCAAGGCGGGCGTCGTCGGCAGCTTCCCGGCGCTCAACGCCCGCCCGCAATCGTTGCTCGACGAATGGCTGCACCAGATCACCGAAGAACTCGCCGCGTGGGACCGCGCCAATCCAGACCGCCTCTCGGCGCCCTATGCGGTCAACCAGATCGTCCATAAATCGAACGACCGGCTGCTCGACGACATTGCGACCTGCGAAAAATGGAAAGTGCCGATCACCATCACCTCGCTCGGCGCACGCGAAGAGCTCAATCAGGCGGTGCACGGCTGGGGCGGCATCACGCTCCACGACATCATCGACGACCGCTTCGCGCGCAAGGCGATCGACAAGGGCGCCGACGGCCTCATCCCCGTCGCCGCGGGCGCCGGCGGCCATGCCGGCCGCCAGTCGCCCTTCGCGCTCGTGCAGGAAATCCGTGAATGGTTCGACGGCCCGATCGCGCTGTCGGGCGCGATTGGGCACGGCCGCTCGATCCTCGCGGCGCAGGCGTGCGGCGCCGATCTCGCTTATATCGGCAGCGCGTTCATCGCCACGGCCGAAGCCAATGCCGATGAGAGCTACAAGAACGGCATTGTCGAAGGGCGCGCGGGTGATATCGTCTATTCGAACCTCTTCACCGGGGTGCACGGCAACTACCTGCGCCAGTCGATCGTCGCCGCGGGCATGGACCCCGACAACCTTCCCGAAGGCGATCTCAAGACGATGAATTTCGGCTCGGGCGGCAACACCAAGGTCAAGGCGTGGAAGGATATCTGGGGTTCGGGTCAGGGCATCGGCCCGGTCACCGCGGTGCGCCCGGTCGCCGAATATGTCGCCGAACTTGAAGCCCAATATCTCGCCGCACGCCGTGAACTAGAGGCCAAGGTCCGGCTTTGA
- a CDS encoding AHH domain-containing protein yields MPGRGWYGAPPPQTGFQRHHLIPFALMQRPQMEAMFEELHTEGFALQNFGRNGLMLPASEPAALRSGHALHRGPHHGYSDVITARVERIRAHFTLHASADLRAARRTAVMRLRLLQDTTRRALTDRHGAGFWLNRRDPMRLFVDRPYLDEAIEMLFGA; encoded by the coding sequence ATGCCGGGACGCGGCTGGTATGGGGCACCACCGCCGCAAACTGGCTTCCAGCGGCATCATTTGATCCCCTTCGCGCTGATGCAACGACCGCAAATGGAAGCAATGTTCGAGGAACTGCATACGGAGGGATTTGCGCTCCAGAATTTCGGGCGCAACGGGTTGATGCTTCCCGCGAGCGAGCCGGCGGCTTTGCGCTCCGGCCATGCGCTGCATCGCGGCCCACACCATGGCTATAGCGACGTCATCACGGCGCGGGTCGAACGGATCAGGGCGCATTTCACGCTGCACGCGTCGGCCGATCTGCGAGCGGCACGGCGCACCGCGGTGATGCGGCTGCGCCTGTTACAGGACACGACACGCCGCGCGCTGACCGACCGGCATGGTGCAGGATTCTGGCTGAACCGGCGCGACCCGATGCGGCTGTTCGTCGATCGCCCCTATCTCGATGAAGCGATCGAAATGCTGTTTGGTGCGTAG
- a CDS encoding potassium transporter Kup gives MTVESQQAAGGAGGVATAAAETAHYGHGHHSDGRLKLAVGAIGVVFGDIGTSPLYAFRETFAGHHPIEADRLHIYGVLSLVFWSMMLVVTFKYVLTIMKADNKGEGGSLALLALISRSSGEKRWTWPIILLGVFATALFYGDSMITPAMSVLSATEGLSYVNKGFEPYIVPIALAILIGLFAIQARGTAKVGALFGPIMLAYFTMLAILGMIHIVDHPGIVIETLNPVNALRFFYVDGFTAFIALGAVVLAVTGAEALYADMGHFGRGPIGLSWMTFVLPALMLNYMGQGAMVLEADMGPRGDLIADPFFQMMPEAWQVPVVILAILATIIASQAVISGAFSLTQQAIQLGFMPRLRVEHTSASAAGQIYIPVVNWGLMVMVIILVLFFGSSSNLAAAYGIAVTGAMFIDTCLLSVVLFTLWKWPAWKALPLLAIFFIVDIAYFGANLIKVPDGGWVPLAIGLTIFTLLTTWSRGRKLMQQEMAEGAMPIPVFVKSAANSATRVPGTAVFMTSSSDGVPHALLHNLKHNKVLHARIILLTIKIADVPFVPEEKFCLLEDLGQGFHRLVLNYGFMQPIDVPEALTRVTSCGGEFKMLETSFFLSRQTLIAASKPGMPIWREKLFAWMLRNSESAMEYFRLPTNRVVELGSQVAI, from the coding sequence ATGACTGTTGAGTCGCAACAGGCGGCAGGCGGCGCCGGGGGCGTCGCGACTGCTGCCGCCGAAACGGCCCATTACGGGCACGGACATCACAGCGATGGCAGGCTGAAGCTCGCCGTCGGCGCGATCGGCGTCGTGTTCGGCGACATCGGGACCAGCCCGCTTTACGCGTTTCGCGAGACTTTTGCGGGACATCATCCGATCGAGGCCGACAGGCTGCACATCTATGGCGTGCTGAGCCTCGTCTTCTGGTCGATGATGCTGGTCGTCACGTTCAAATATGTGCTGACGATCATGAAGGCGGACAACAAGGGCGAGGGGGGCAGCCTGGCGCTGCTCGCGCTGATCAGCCGCTCGTCGGGCGAGAAGCGCTGGACGTGGCCGATCATCCTGCTCGGCGTGTTCGCGACTGCGCTCTTCTATGGCGACAGCATGATCACCCCCGCGATGTCGGTGCTCTCGGCGACCGAGGGGCTGAGCTATGTCAACAAGGGGTTCGAGCCCTATATCGTGCCGATCGCGCTCGCGATCCTGATCGGGCTGTTCGCGATCCAGGCGCGCGGGACGGCGAAGGTCGGGGCGCTGTTCGGGCCGATCATGCTCGCCTATTTCACGATGCTCGCGATCCTCGGCATGATCCATATCGTCGATCATCCGGGGATCGTCATCGAAACGCTGAACCCGGTGAACGCGCTGCGTTTCTTCTACGTCGATGGGTTTACGGCGTTCATCGCGCTCGGCGCGGTCGTGCTCGCGGTGACCGGGGCCGAGGCGCTTTATGCCGACATGGGGCATTTCGGGCGCGGGCCGATCGGGCTGAGCTGGATGACCTTCGTACTGCCCGCGCTGATGCTGAATTATATGGGGCAGGGCGCGATGGTGCTCGAGGCGGACATGGGGCCGCGCGGCGACCTGATCGCCGACCCCTTTTTCCAGATGATGCCCGAGGCGTGGCAGGTGCCCGTCGTCATTCTCGCGATCCTCGCGACGATCATCGCGAGCCAGGCGGTGATTTCGGGCGCCTTCTCGCTGACCCAGCAGGCGATCCAATTGGGCTTTATGCCGCGGCTGCGCGTCGAGCACACCAGCGCGTCGGCGGCGGGGCAGATTTATATCCCGGTGGTCAATTGGGGGCTGATGGTGATGGTGATCATCCTCGTCCTCTTCTTCGGATCGTCGAGCAACCTCGCCGCAGCCTATGGCATTGCGGTGACCGGGGCGATGTTCATCGACACCTGCCTGCTCAGCGTCGTGCTCTTCACGCTGTGGAAATGGCCGGCGTGGAAGGCGCTGCCGCTCCTTGCGATCTTCTTCATCGTCGACATCGCCTATTTCGGCGCGAATTTGATCAAGGTGCCCGACGGCGGGTGGGTGCCACTGGCGATCGGCCTCACCATCTTCACGCTTCTCACCACCTGGTCGCGCGGGCGCAAGCTGATGCAGCAGGAAATGGCCGAGGGCGCGATGCCGATCCCGGTGTTCGTCAAATCGGCGGCGAACAGCGCGACGCGCGTTCCCGGGACCGCAGTGTTCATGACGTCGAGCAGCGACGGCGTGCCGCACGCGCTGCTCCACAACCTCAAGCACAACAAGGTGCTGCACGCGCGGATCATCCTGCTGACGATCAAGATCGCCGACGTGCCCTTCGTCCCCGAGGAGAAATTCTGCCTGCTCGAGGATCTGGGGCAGGGGTTCCACCGGCTGGTCCTCAACTACGGCTTCATGCAGCCGATCGACGTGCCCGAGGCACTGACCCGCGTCACGAGCTGCGGCGGCGAGTTCAAGATGCTGGAAACGAGCTTTTTCCTGTCGCGTCAAACGCTGATCGCGGCGAGCAAGCCGGGTATGCCGATCTGGCGCGAAAAGCTGTTCGCGTGGATGCTGCGCAATTCGGAAAGCGCTATGGAATATTTCCGCCTGCCGACCAATCGCGTCGTCGAACTGGGCAGTCAGGTCGCCATCTGA
- a CDS encoding tetratricopeptide repeat protein — MIWLWVLLAALLTIGGIFWLGKLPAAARPLAGAAVMLGLAGYALQGHPSLPGKPVATIEEPENFGKALTDQRQGMSERFGPAAQWLGMSDGFARTGKTELAAKTLEKGLERYPDNVDLWVGLGNALAQHGGGTMSPAAALAFDEAAKRDPTHPAPPFFAGLALAQGGDLKGAEAVWSQLLARSPADAPWRPDLEMRLARLRDARGLPAEAPVDVPPADVPN; from the coding sequence ATGATCTGGCTGTGGGTCCTGCTCGCCGCGCTGCTGACGATCGGCGGCATCTTCTGGCTCGGCAAGCTGCCCGCCGCGGCGCGGCCGCTGGCGGGAGCGGCGGTGATGCTGGGGCTGGCGGGCTATGCGTTGCAGGGCCATCCGTCGCTGCCCGGCAAGCCGGTCGCTACGATCGAGGAGCCCGAGAATTTCGGCAAAGCGCTGACCGACCAACGGCAGGGCATGTCCGAACGCTTCGGCCCCGCGGCGCAATGGCTCGGCATGTCCGACGGTTTCGCGCGCACCGGCAAGACCGAACTCGCGGCAAAGACGCTCGAAAAGGGGCTGGAGCGATATCCCGACAATGTCGACCTGTGGGTCGGGCTGGGCAATGCGCTGGCGCAGCATGGCGGCGGAACGATGTCGCCCGCGGCGGCGCTGGCTTTCGACGAGGCGGCGAAGCGCGATCCGACGCATCCCGCACCGCCTTTCTTCGCGGGGCTGGCGCTGGCGCAGGGCGGCGACCTGAAGGGCGCCGAGGCGGTGTGGAGCCAGCTGCTCGCGCGCAGTCCCGCCGATGCGCCGTGGCGGCCCGATCTGGAAATGCGATTGGCGCGATTGCGTGACGCGCGTGGGCTGCCCGCCGAAGCCCCGGTCGACGTGCCGCCCGCGGACGTCCCAAATTGA
- a CDS encoding cytochrome c-type biogenesis protein, with protein sequence MARRPEMGPCLGRGTWFFGLAILFLGLAPPAAAQDRLPPAPYAYQQLRDPAQEAKAKALMEELRCLVCQGQSIADSDAPLAGDMRHEVRSKIAAGESPAEIKTWLVARYGNWVSYDPPFDGATALLWLGPLLFLALGGWLAFGRFRRGARDDEEEAA encoded by the coding sequence ATGGCCCGCCGACCGGAGATGGGCCCGTGCCTTGGCAGGGGCACGTGGTTTTTTGGGCTCGCCATCCTTTTCCTTGGCCTCGCACCGCCCGCCGCCGCGCAGGATCGCCTGCCGCCCGCGCCTTACGCCTATCAGCAGCTACGGGATCCGGCGCAGGAAGCGAAGGCAAAGGCGCTGATGGAGGAACTGCGCTGCCTCGTCTGTCAGGGGCAGTCGATTGCGGACAGCGATGCGCCGCTCGCGGGCGATATGCGGCACGAGGTGCGCAGCAAGATCGCGGCGGGGGAAAGTCCGGCCGAAATCAAGACATGGCTCGTCGCGCGTTACGGGAACTGGGTCAGCTATGACCCGCCGTTCGATGGTGCCACGGCGTTGCTCTGGCTCGGGCCTTTGCTCTTCCTCGCGCTCGGCGGGTGGCTGGCCTTTGGCCGTTTCCGCCGCGGGGCGCGTGATGACGAGGAGGAGGCGGCATGA
- a CDS encoding DsbE family thiol:disulfide interchange protein → MKNRWVLFVPLAIMGLLFGAFVYRLVTPAETLIQSQWINKPMPLFDLPPATAGVEGLKSSQLADGRPRLVNVFASWCIPCRAEAPQLEALKAAGVPIDGIAIRDRPDDVAMFLREYGNPFDRIGSDMQSSVQIALGSSGVPETFLIDGKGIIREQIQGVILADQVPEIVAKLEAMK, encoded by the coding sequence ATGAAGAACCGCTGGGTCCTGTTTGTGCCGCTGGCGATCATGGGATTGCTGTTCGGCGCCTTTGTCTATCGGCTGGTGACACCCGCCGAGACGCTGATCCAGTCGCAGTGGATCAACAAGCCGATGCCGCTCTTCGACTTGCCGCCGGCAACCGCCGGCGTTGAGGGCTTGAAGAGCAGTCAGCTCGCCGACGGCCGGCCGCGGCTGGTCAATGTCTTTGCGAGCTGGTGCATCCCGTGCCGTGCCGAGGCGCCGCAACTCGAGGCGCTGAAGGCCGCGGGCGTGCCGATCGACGGCATCGCAATCCGCGACCGGCCCGACGATGTCGCGATGTTCCTGCGCGAATATGGCAATCCGTTCGACCGCATCGGATCGGACATGCAGAGCAGCGTCCAGATCGCGCTGGGGTCGTCGGGCGTGCCGGAGACGTTCCTGATCGACGGCAAGGGGATTATCCGCGAGCAGATTCAGGGCGTGATCCTGGCGGATCAGGTGCCCGAGATTGTCGCCAAGCTCGAGGCAATGAAGTGA
- a CDS encoding heme lyase CcmF/NrfE family subunit → MIAELGLALLWIAAALACLSLVAGTLFLRGGSKDLAALVRPASVAQGVLTAAAFGLLIALFVRSDMSVELVARNSNSLKPMIFKVAGAWGNHEGSMLLWLMILSLSGGLIAIFEKRLREDTLVATLAAQAALSLGFFAFLLFSSNPFKRLPVAPPDGQGLNPLLQDIGLAFHPPTLYVGYVGLSVAFSFAVGALITREIGPAFARAMRPWVLGSWIFLTLGITAGSYWAYYELGWGGWWFWDPVENVSLVPWLAGAALLHSVAVTATRNALRAWTVMLAVIGFSMSMVGTFIVRSGLLTSVHSFAVDPERGTFLLALMAIYIGGALTLFALRAGSVAEGKKFALLSREGSLVINNLLLTTILALVLLGTLYPIVAEAMGEKISVGPPYYNKVAGPLALILCLVMVAGPLLSWRKDDGKRLWSRLPLAIFAGAAVLFALILFGGKVGILPLLGMTVAGVVAVASLAPLWGRNLRRTPLPTWGMVVAHFGVAVCLAGMGAESAFIKERLVAAAPGEIIKIGDFAVKFVGVRPVAGPNYTAIEGTLVATTSSDSSFTMRPEARTFPGLMGSAPVETNEAALLTRPGGQLYAVLGQPVANEDGSAGRYQIRLWWKPLVWWIWLGGALIAVGASLSLLGRAQLPNIWRARRSRKSQERFAP, encoded by the coding sequence ATGATCGCCGAACTGGGCCTCGCACTGCTGTGGATCGCGGCCGCGCTCGCGTGCCTGTCGCTCGTCGCGGGCACCTTGTTCCTTCGCGGCGGGTCCAAGGATCTGGCAGCGCTCGTTCGCCCGGCAAGCGTGGCGCAGGGTGTGCTGACCGCCGCCGCATTCGGCCTGCTGATCGCGCTGTTCGTGCGGTCCGACATGTCGGTCGAGCTGGTTGCGCGCAACAGCAACAGCTTGAAGCCGATGATCTTCAAGGTCGCGGGGGCGTGGGGCAATCACGAAGGGTCGATGCTGCTGTGGCTGATGATCCTGTCCTTGTCGGGCGGGCTGATCGCGATTTTCGAGAAGCGGCTGCGCGAAGATACGCTGGTCGCGACGCTGGCGGCGCAAGCGGCGCTGAGCCTCGGCTTTTTCGCGTTTCTTCTCTTCTCGTCGAACCCGTTCAAGCGGTTGCCGGTGGCGCCGCCCGACGGGCAGGGGCTGAACCCGCTGCTGCAGGACATCGGGCTCGCCTTCCATCCGCCGACGCTTTACGTCGGCTATGTCGGCCTCTCGGTCGCGTTCAGCTTTGCCGTCGGCGCGCTGATCACGCGCGAGATCGGACCTGCGTTCGCCCGCGCGATGCGGCCGTGGGTGCTCGGCAGCTGGATTTTCCTGACGCTCGGTATCACTGCTGGCAGTTACTGGGCTTATTATGAGCTTGGCTGGGGCGGCTGGTGGTTCTGGGACCCGGTCGAGAATGTCTCGCTCGTTCCGTGGCTTGCGGGTGCAGCCTTGCTCCATTCAGTGGCGGTGACGGCGACGCGCAACGCCTTGCGCGCGTGGACGGTGATGCTGGCGGTGATCGGCTTTTCGATGTCGATGGTCGGCACCTTCATCGTGCGGTCGGGGCTGCTCACCAGCGTGCACAGCTTTGCTGTCGATCCCGAACGCGGGACCTTCCTGCTCGCGCTGATGGCGATCTATATCGGCGGCGCCTTGACCCTGTTCGCCTTGCGTGCGGGGAGCGTGGCGGAGGGCAAAAAATTCGCGCTGCTGAGCCGCGAAGGTTCGCTCGTCATCAACAATCTGCTGCTGACGACGATCCTTGCGCTCGTGCTGCTCGGCACGCTCTATCCGATCGTCGCCGAGGCAATGGGGGAGAAGATTTCGGTCGGGCCGCCCTATTATAACAAGGTCGCGGGGCCGCTCGCGCTGATCCTCTGCCTTGTGATGGTCGCCGGGCCGCTCTTGAGCTGGCGCAAGGATGACGGGAAGCGGCTGTGGTCGCGGTTGCCGCTGGCGATTTTTGCCGGGGCGGCGGTGCTGTTCGCGCTGATTCTGTTCGGCGGCAAGGTCGGCATATTGCCGCTCTTGGGCATGACCGTCGCGGGCGTCGTCGCGGTCGCCAGCCTTGCGCCCTTGTGGGGCCGTAACCTGCGCCGCACGCCGCTCCCGACCTGGGGCATGGTGGTCGCGCATTTCGGCGTAGCGGTCTGCCTCGCCGGGATGGGGGCGGAAAGCGCCTTCATCAAGGAGCGGTTGGTTGCAGCCGCACCCGGCGAGATAATCAAGATCGGCGATTTTGCGGTGAAGTTCGTGGGTGTGAGGCCGGTGGCGGGGCCGAATTATACTGCGATCGAAGGCACGCTGGTTGCGACGACATCGTCGGACAGCAGCTTCACCATGCGGCCGGAAGCCCGCACGTTTCCCGGCCTTATGGGCAGTGCGCCGGTTGAGACCAACGAGGCAGCGCTGCTGACGCGGCCGGGCGGGCAGCTCTATGCCGTGCTGGGACAGCCGGTAGCAAACGAGGATGGCAGCGCCGGCCGCTATCAGATCCGGCTGTGGTGGAAGCCGCTGGTATGGTGGATATGGCTGGGCGGCGCGCTGATCGCGGTGGGCGCATCTCTGTCGCTGCTGGGCCGCGCCCAATTGCCGAACATCTGGCGCGCGCGACGCAGCCGCAAATCGCAGGAGCGTTTCGCGCCATGA
- the ccmE gene encoding cytochrome c maturation protein CcmE, with amino-acid sequence MKAKHQRLILALVALCGVAGAGVLAASALRDEAAYFRTPVEIEGGKAAVGEAMRLGGMVAKGSIARQADGLTIRFVATDGKASVPVEYKGIVPDLFGEESGMVADGRMRADGTFVADRILAKHDERYMPPQMGDMPKNMKAPKA; translated from the coding sequence GTGAAGGCCAAGCATCAACGGCTGATTCTGGCGCTGGTCGCGCTGTGCGGCGTTGCGGGTGCAGGCGTGCTCGCGGCAAGCGCGCTGCGCGACGAGGCGGCCTATTTCCGCACGCCGGTCGAGATCGAGGGCGGCAAGGCCGCGGTCGGCGAAGCGATGCGGCTTGGCGGCATGGTCGCAAAGGGCAGTATCGCCCGGCAGGCCGATGGGCTGACGATCCGGTTCGTCGCGACCGATGGCAAGGCGTCGGTGCCGGTTGAATATAAGGGCATCGTCCCCGACCTGTTCGGCGAGGAGAGCGGCATGGTCGCCGACGGCCGGATGCGCGCCGACGGGACTTTCGTCGCCGACCGCATCCTTGCCAAGCATGACGAGCGCTATATGCCGCCGCAGATGGGCGATATGCCGAAGAATATGAAGGCGCCGAAGGCGTGA
- the ccmC gene encoding heme ABC transporter permease CcmC, with protein MHAYANPTRFLAIAKPLTPWLLGVGLLLVLAGGWAGLAMVPGDYKQGETARILYVHVPSAWLGMGGWTSLAIAGLVQLVWRHPLSGIAARAIAVPGMLFTALCLATGSIWGRPTWGTWWEWDGRMTSMLILLFLYAGFIALTSGDDGQRQGGSLSRGAAVYALVGAINIPIINRSVVWWNSLHQGPSITLGGSSIDGALLWPLGLTVFGFSLLFGAIVLMRMRRIIADNRVAARLRRLADDEGI; from the coding sequence ATGCACGCTTACGCTAATCCCACGCGCTTTCTTGCGATTGCCAAGCCGCTGACACCGTGGCTGCTGGGCGTTGGGCTGTTGCTCGTTCTCGCTGGCGGCTGGGCCGGGCTCGCGATGGTACCGGGGGATTACAAGCAAGGCGAGACCGCGCGCATTCTCTATGTGCATGTCCCTTCGGCGTGGCTCGGCATGGGAGGCTGGACGTCACTGGCGATCGCCGGGTTGGTGCAGCTGGTGTGGCGGCATCCGTTGTCGGGCATCGCGGCGCGCGCGATCGCGGTGCCGGGGATGCTGTTTACCGCGCTGTGCCTTGCGACCGGATCGATCTGGGGCCGCCCGACCTGGGGGACCTGGTGGGAATGGGACGGGCGGATGACCTCGATGCTCATTCTCCTCTTTCTCTATGCAGGCTTTATTGCGCTGACGAGCGGCGACGACGGGCAAAGGCAAGGCGGCTCGCTGTCGCGGGGCGCGGCGGTCTATGCGTTGGTCGGGGCGATCAATATTCCGATCATCAACAGGAGCGTCGTGTGGTGGAACAGCCTGCACCAAGGGCCGAGCATCACGCTGGGCGGATCGAGCATCGACGGGGCGCTCTTGTGGCCATTGGGCTTGACCGTGTTCGGCTTTTCTTTGCTATTCGGTGCGATCGTATTGATGCGGATGCGGCGGATCATTGCCGACAACCGCGTTGCGGCGCGATTGCGACGGCTCGCGGACGACGAGGGGATTTAG
- a CDS encoding YbaN family protein → MKRHFYLIAGWASLGLGAIGAFLPLLPTVPFVILAAFCFARSSPRLETWLLTHPHFGRHIAAWREKGAISRKGKIAATAAFAFSIMLAAIFAPWPWLMIPVIAAAVTGSWIWTRPEG, encoded by the coding sequence ATGAAACGGCATTTCTATCTGATCGCGGGCTGGGCATCGTTGGGGCTTGGCGCGATCGGCGCTTTCCTGCCGCTGCTGCCCACGGTGCCGTTCGTGATCCTGGCGGCCTTTTGCTTTGCGCGATCGTCGCCGCGGCTCGAGACTTGGCTGCTGACGCACCCGCATTTCGGGCGTCATATCGCCGCGTGGCGCGAGAAGGGGGCGATCAGCCGAAAGGGCAAGATCGCCGCGACGGCCGCCTTTGCCTTCAGTATCATGCTTGCCGCGATCTTTGCGCCCTGGCCCTGGCTGATGATCCCGGTGATTGCTGCCGCCGTCACCGGGAGCTGGATATGGACGCGGCCGGAGGGTTGA